Proteins encoded in a region of the Magallana gigas chromosome 8, xbMagGiga1.1, whole genome shotgun sequence genome:
- the LOC105323511 gene encoding uncharacterized protein, which yields MVSFQQSFATCVGILTILSFCQCSQYSYADELLQKNENSKLGVKKLAALLANELLSEEKDITQKDKRVFCNGFFGCSNGKKRSNSMNLNPLDYPVDAPEPETKTDFRKRLFCNTGGCFGRRKRSTSQTLERRLNNRGSKDGNQ from the exons ATGGTTTCCTTTCAACAATCTTTTGCAACCTGCGTTGGGATATTAACTATCCTATCTTTTTGCCAGTGCTCACAATACTCATATGCGGATGAATTGTTGCAAAAG aatgaAAATTCCAAATTAGGCGTGAAAAAACTGGCTGCTTTACTCGCAAATGAGCTGCTATCGGAAGAAAAAGACATAACACAGAAAGACAAACGAGTATTCTGCAATGGTTTCTTTGGTTGTTCTAACGGTAAAAAGAGATCCAACTCCATGAACCTCAATCCTTTAGATTATCCAGTTGATGCTCCAGAACCGGAAACTAAGACTGACTTCCGGAAACGACTCTTCTGTAACACAGGAGGCTGTTTTGGAAGAAGAAAGCGATCAACATCCCAAACTCTTGAACGACGTCTCAACAACCGAGGATCTAAGGAT gGAAATCAATAG